From a single Endozoicomonas euniceicola genomic region:
- a CDS encoding type 1 glutamine amidotransferase codes for MNIGLLLCDDVQTQLQPDHGNYPGMFQALLEQHNPTLKLTTYRALDGQLPENTTDCDGWIISGSRHSVNDPFPWISALEAFVKQLYIDGQTTVGICFGHQLMAKALGGTVVQSDKGWGIGISGNTLIKHHDWMQPSLNSLRVLVSHKEQIEHLPNAATVIAASDFCPYYMVTYSNHFLSIQGHPEFTKAFMEALIRSRKKGLPQSRFVEGIESLKQPVDSSVVGQWVLNYLDRAQ; via the coding sequence ATGAATATTGGCCTGTTGCTTTGTGACGATGTACAGACTCAGTTGCAACCAGACCACGGCAATTACCCCGGCATGTTTCAAGCCTTGCTTGAACAGCATAATCCGACTCTGAAACTGACAACCTATCGTGCGCTTGACGGGCAATTGCCTGAAAACACTACCGATTGCGACGGGTGGATCATCTCTGGCAGTCGTCATAGCGTTAACGACCCTTTCCCATGGATTTCTGCCCTGGAAGCTTTTGTGAAACAACTCTACATTGACGGACAAACAACAGTGGGTATCTGTTTTGGGCATCAACTGATGGCGAAAGCACTGGGCGGAACCGTCGTACAGTCAGACAAAGGCTGGGGGATTGGCATATCCGGGAATACATTGATAAAACACCATGACTGGATGCAGCCATCACTCAACTCTCTGAGGGTGCTGGTCAGCCATAAAGAACAAATAGAGCATCTGCCCAATGCAGCCACCGTTATTGCCGCCAGTGACTTCTGCCCATACTACATGGTGACATACAGTAACCATTTTCTGAGTATTCAGGGACATCCTGAGTTCACTAAAGCTTTTATGGAGGCGTTAATCCGTAGTCGGAAAAAGGGGCTCCCTCAGTCCCGATTCGTTGAAGGTATTGAATCTCTTAAACAACCTGTCGACAGTTCAGTTGTTGGGCAATGGGTACTGAATTATTTAGATAGAGCGCAGTAA
- a CDS encoding glutamine synthetase family protein — protein MLNPRNVKTVADARQIVEKRKLTHVKVGLFDNDGIMLGKYMSKEKFFSSLEKGFSFCDVILGWDSKDQPYDNVKYTGWHTGYPDAPVRILPDSCREIPFEDGMLLFLGEFCGQAEAICPRGTLRRVIQKAESLGFEVHAALEYEFFLFKETPDSVREKGFRNLQPFTPDWFGYSILRNSVHSDLYQQILSLSQTMDFPLESVHTETGPGVIEAAIAVDSATHAADKAALFKTFIKVLAQKNELMATFMAKWSADYPGQSGHIHLSLRHSDDNRSAFYDSTQPHGISQIQRHFIAGQQRLMPEFLTMVAPTVNSYTRMIPDFWAPTDATWGVENRTTALRVIPGSDQYQRVEYRLGSADANPYLALAAALASGLHGIINKWEPGDPVQGNAYEQQHPEELALPATLWEAAQRFKQSESARSMLGDDFVDHYAASREWEEREFRKHITDWEMDRYFEII, from the coding sequence ATGCTGAACCCCAGAAACGTCAAAACCGTAGCCGACGCCAGACAAATCGTTGAAAAACGCAAACTGACCCATGTGAAAGTGGGCCTGTTTGACAATGACGGTATTATGCTAGGCAAATACATGAGCAAAGAAAAGTTCTTTTCCTCTCTGGAAAAGGGTTTTTCCTTTTGCGATGTCATTCTGGGCTGGGACAGCAAAGACCAGCCGTACGACAACGTTAAGTATACTGGCTGGCATACCGGATACCCCGATGCTCCTGTCAGAATTCTGCCAGACTCCTGTCGTGAAATTCCCTTTGAAGACGGTATGTTGCTATTTCTGGGAGAGTTCTGTGGGCAGGCTGAAGCCATTTGCCCCAGGGGCACGTTACGAAGGGTTATCCAAAAGGCTGAGTCACTGGGCTTTGAGGTTCATGCCGCTCTGGAATATGAGTTTTTCCTATTCAAAGAAACACCGGATTCCGTCCGCGAAAAAGGTTTTCGCAATCTTCAGCCTTTTACGCCGGACTGGTTTGGTTATTCCATTTTGCGCAATTCGGTACACTCTGACCTGTATCAGCAAATTCTGTCGCTGTCCCAGACCATGGACTTCCCCCTGGAAAGCGTTCATACCGAAACCGGCCCCGGCGTTATTGAAGCAGCCATTGCCGTAGACTCTGCCACCCATGCGGCTGACAAGGCCGCACTGTTCAAAACCTTTATCAAGGTGCTGGCGCAAAAGAATGAATTAATGGCGACCTTTATGGCGAAGTGGTCAGCGGACTATCCGGGTCAGAGCGGCCATATACACCTGTCTCTGCGCCATTCAGACGACAATCGTTCGGCATTTTATGATTCAACCCAACCGCATGGAATCAGTCAGATTCAGCGGCACTTTATCGCTGGTCAGCAGCGCCTGATGCCGGAGTTTCTTACGATGGTTGCCCCCACTGTGAACAGCTATACTCGAATGATTCCTGATTTCTGGGCACCTACCGACGCCACCTGGGGCGTCGAAAATCGCACAACCGCACTGCGGGTGATACCCGGTTCTGATCAGTATCAGCGTGTTGAATACCGCCTTGGCTCTGCCGATGCTAACCCTTATCTGGCGCTGGCAGCTGCTCTGGCTTCGGGCCTGCACGGCATTATTAATAAGTGGGAACCCGGCGATCCGGTACAGGGCAATGCCTACGAACAACAACACCCTGAGGAGCTTGCTCTGCCCGCTACGTTATGGGAGGCAGCACAGCGATTTAAACAGTCTGAATCGGCGCGCTCAATGCTGGGAGACGATTTCGTAGACCATTACGCCGCCTCCAGGGAGTGGGAAGAAAGAGAATTCAGAAAACACATCACTGACTGGGAGATGGATCGCTACTTCGAAATTATTTAA
- a CDS encoding iron-containing alcohol dehydrogenase, translating into MDFEQYTANWHYPTTVRTGAGRIRELPDICREKAITNPLIITDPGLANLPFLKNAAEHCGTELAGCSVFSAIKANPTGENIDAGVVAYQKNNHDGVIAFGGGSALDAGKAVALMAGQDRPLWDFEDVGDNYLRANTATMAPVIAVPTTAGTGSEVGRASVITHQQDQIKKIIFHPNMLPETVILDPELTCGLPAAITAATGIDALSHNLEAYCSPLYHPMAKGIAVEGIRLIKDFLPVAVSRGDDIEARTQMLVASTMGATAFQKGLGAMHALAHPLGAIYDAHHGLLNAILMPYVLKANESVISDDIARLSRYLDLPEPGFPAFFEWVMTLRQQCNIPHRLAEIGIDDTHSERIGKMACDDPSAGTNPIAFSASDYEKIFAAAIQGNV; encoded by the coding sequence ATGGACTTTGAACAATACACTGCCAACTGGCATTACCCTACGACAGTTCGGACAGGGGCAGGTCGCATCCGGGAGCTACCAGACATTTGTCGTGAAAAAGCTATAACTAACCCTCTGATTATTACAGACCCCGGACTGGCAAACCTGCCATTTCTGAAAAATGCAGCGGAACATTGCGGTACAGAATTAGCAGGGTGCTCGGTTTTCTCCGCCATCAAAGCCAACCCTACCGGCGAAAACATTGATGCCGGTGTCGTCGCCTATCAGAAAAACAATCACGACGGGGTTATTGCTTTTGGCGGTGGTTCTGCGCTGGATGCCGGCAAAGCCGTTGCTCTGATGGCTGGTCAGGACCGGCCTTTATGGGATTTTGAGGATGTCGGAGATAATTATCTGCGTGCCAATACAGCCACAATGGCACCGGTTATTGCAGTACCAACAACGGCAGGAACAGGCTCCGAAGTAGGGCGAGCCTCGGTGATTACCCACCAGCAGGACCAGATCAAGAAAATTATTTTCCACCCCAATATGCTACCAGAGACGGTTATTCTGGATCCGGAATTAACCTGTGGTCTACCCGCAGCTATCACCGCCGCCACCGGTATAGACGCCCTCTCCCATAACCTCGAAGCGTATTGCTCACCTCTTTACCACCCCATGGCAAAAGGCATTGCGGTAGAAGGTATTCGGCTTATTAAGGATTTCCTGCCAGTGGCTGTCAGCCGTGGTGACGACATTGAAGCCCGTACCCAGATGCTGGTGGCGTCGACAATGGGGGCAACCGCCTTTCAAAAAGGGCTCGGAGCCATGCACGCTCTCGCCCACCCCCTGGGAGCCATTTACGATGCCCATCATGGTTTACTGAATGCCATTCTGATGCCCTATGTGCTCAAGGCCAACGAGTCCGTTATCAGCGACGATATAGCCCGCTTAAGTCGCTATCTGGATTTGCCAGAGCCGGGTTTTCCAGCTTTTTTTGAATGGGTGATGACCCTGCGGCAGCAGTGCAATATTCCTCACCGTCTGGCAGAGATTGGTATAGACGACACCCATAGTGAGAGAATTGGAAAAATGGCTTGCGACGACCCCTCCGCCGGAACAAACCCCATTGCCTTTTCCGCTTCGGACTACGAGAAAATTTTTGCAGCCGCCATACAGGGGAATGTTTAA
- a CDS encoding type I secretion system permease/ATPase codes for MSESTLNSASFALALLLKFHEKNVDTNSLMHELSGKDTDIEIQDLVRVSQRLGMKARKVRVKRKKFNKSPFPFIAKSNEGYFIIADVNAEQGTVMVQFFGQQPCILKTEELWEQWDGEALWMTRRFDLSYTMKRFGISWFIPVIIKYRKVLGEVVLASFFLQLFALITPIGFQVVMDTVLVHQALSTLNVIAIALLVMSLFEIGLGTLRMYLFSHTSCRVDVELGSRLFEHLLKIPIAYFSARPVGQVVARIRELENIREFLTNNAMTLLLDLFFTIVLFIAMYFYSSTLTLLVLASIPFYILLSVLISPGLHNRAKERFERSAINQAFLTESITGMETLKSTAVEPRMQARWERYLAGYAKASFSSSVLGTVGSQLVQLINKVVTVALLWFGAKEVIAGDLTIGELIAFNMLSGQVAQPILRLSQLWQEFQQFRISIARLGDVLNTPREPQQSLDKPPMEELRGHIEMEHVNFSYSSELQNTLTDINLVIPAGQTVGIVGESGSGKSTLAKLLLRLYVPNTGKVLIDDNDIALLDPSWLRRQLSVVLQENTLFNGTVRENIAHSDPLLPMEAVIEAARLAGAHEFITHLARGYDTELGERGIGLSGGQRQRIAIARALISNPRILIFDEATSALDYESEYILQKNMGAISESRTVITIAHRLSTIRHCDRIIVMQNGRIKEDGTHHSLIQQNGYYAKLWNIQSGHQDA; via the coding sequence ATGTCTGAATCAACCCTCAACTCTGCATCATTTGCCCTCGCCCTGCTTTTAAAGTTTCATGAAAAAAACGTTGATACCAACTCTTTAATGCATGAACTATCTGGAAAGGATACGGATATTGAAATACAGGATCTCGTCAGAGTTTCCCAACGTCTTGGTATGAAAGCCAGAAAAGTAAGGGTCAAAAGGAAAAAATTTAATAAGTCGCCCTTTCCATTTATAGCAAAATCTAATGAAGGATACTTTATCATCGCGGACGTCAATGCCGAACAGGGCACTGTGATGGTTCAATTCTTCGGACAACAGCCGTGTATATTAAAAACCGAAGAACTCTGGGAACAATGGGACGGCGAAGCCCTCTGGATGACAAGGCGGTTTGATTTAAGTTATACCATGAAACGGTTTGGCATCAGCTGGTTTATCCCTGTCATCATTAAATATCGGAAAGTACTGGGTGAAGTCGTTCTTGCCTCATTTTTTCTGCAACTCTTTGCCCTGATTACCCCTATTGGTTTTCAGGTGGTTATGGATACCGTTTTGGTACATCAGGCCTTGTCCACACTGAATGTGATTGCCATCGCATTACTGGTCATGTCCCTGTTCGAAATCGGTCTGGGCACCTTACGAATGTACCTGTTCTCACACACCAGTTGCAGGGTGGACGTAGAGCTGGGTAGTCGGCTTTTTGAACACCTGTTGAAAATCCCCATTGCTTATTTCAGTGCCCGCCCGGTGGGACAGGTGGTGGCCCGTATCAGAGAGCTGGAAAATATAAGGGAGTTTCTTACCAACAATGCAATGACACTGCTTCTCGACCTGTTTTTTACCATAGTGCTCTTTATCGCGATGTACTTTTATTCATCGACGCTCACCTTACTTGTGCTTGCCTCCATTCCTTTTTATATCCTGCTCTCTGTCCTGATCAGCCCCGGACTCCACAACCGGGCAAAAGAACGGTTTGAGCGCAGTGCCATTAACCAGGCTTTTCTGACCGAATCGATTACCGGAATGGAAACACTAAAGTCAACAGCGGTTGAGCCCCGCATGCAGGCACGCTGGGAGCGCTACCTGGCCGGTTATGCCAAAGCCAGCTTTAGCAGCAGTGTTCTGGGTACAGTAGGTAGCCAGTTAGTACAACTGATTAACAAAGTGGTCACGGTTGCACTGTTGTGGTTTGGGGCTAAAGAAGTCATTGCCGGTGACCTGACCATCGGCGAGTTAATTGCCTTTAATATGTTATCCGGTCAGGTGGCGCAGCCTATTCTGAGATTGTCTCAGTTATGGCAGGAATTTCAGCAATTCAGAATCTCCATCGCCCGCCTGGGCGATGTGCTCAACACCCCCCGGGAGCCACAGCAGAGCCTTGATAAACCCCCTATGGAAGAACTCCGTGGCCACATAGAGATGGAGCACGTTAATTTCAGCTATAGCAGTGAGCTGCAAAACACCCTGACGGATATCAACCTTGTTATTCCAGCCGGGCAGACCGTTGGTATTGTGGGTGAATCCGGTTCAGGAAAGTCAACGCTGGCGAAATTACTGCTTCGTCTCTATGTACCCAATACCGGAAAAGTTTTGATAGACGACAACGACATCGCACTTCTGGACCCGTCCTGGCTACGACGACAGTTAAGTGTTGTTCTGCAGGAAAACACGCTGTTTAACGGAACGGTCCGTGAAAATATTGCCCACTCTGATCCACTGCTGCCCATGGAGGCCGTCATCGAGGCTGCCAGGCTGGCAGGGGCCCACGAGTTTATCACGCACCTCGCAAGGGGGTATGACACTGAGCTTGGTGAACGAGGTATCGGCTTGTCGGGAGGACAAAGGCAGCGTATTGCTATCGCCCGAGCCCTGATCAGCAACCCACGGATTCTTATTTTTGACGAAGCAACATCGGCGCTCGACTACGAGTCAGAGTATATTTTACAGAAAAACATGGGTGCAATTTCCGAATCGAGAACGGTTATTACCATTGCCCACAGGCTTTCTACCATAAGGCATTGCGACAGAATCATCGTTATGCAGAACGGTCGGATTAAAGAGGATGGAACCCATCACAGCCTTATTCAACAAAACGGTTATTACGCAAAACTCTGGAACATTCAGTCAGGTCATCAAGATGCTTAA
- a CDS encoding HlyD family type I secretion periplasmic adaptor subunit yields the protein MLNFLKKVTAFFSSREENEFLPAAVEVLETPASPLKHVLTISICLLFVIALVWSWFGKMDVIVEAEGRVIPDGYSKKISPIQVARVSNIYVTEGSQVKKGDKLIELIPNPSDLETNTEQKAQDISTALLSALREETLIRLINTPGLSRPVSVNLKQEAINNQLTFDHPPTAQRWAAEDNALKSELEAFLSSDQSMEKNLDELSSSLAADGEEIERLKLLNPIHNKLASSTKALYEKKMMSEVDWLIRREKQIDTAQQLKVMMQRQKEHQARYQALLAERQQKRETFIAGHLKEYLTAVQQIDHGNIVMAKASMRDENQVLTAPIDGTVQQIQIHSSGDVVQPGQPVMVIVPANSRLTVEAMVLNKDIRWVKPEQKVQVKIESFPYTRYGYLEGSVQKVSGDAINDEQKGWFFQAFINLDRDWFQVEQKKIRIQPGMTLTADVIVSQRRLLEYFLSPLLRYQKEVFRETM from the coding sequence ATGCTTAATTTTTTAAAAAAAGTCACTGCTTTCTTTTCTTCCAGAGAAGAAAATGAATTTTTACCCGCCGCAGTTGAAGTCCTTGAAACACCGGCCTCCCCCCTTAAACACGTTTTAACGATAAGCATCTGCCTTCTGTTTGTTATTGCCCTGGTCTGGTCCTGGTTTGGAAAAATGGACGTCATTGTTGAAGCGGAAGGACGCGTTATTCCAGACGGTTATTCAAAGAAAATAAGCCCTATACAAGTAGCGCGGGTGAGCAATATTTACGTGACAGAAGGTAGCCAGGTAAAAAAAGGGGACAAGCTGATCGAGCTGATTCCCAACCCTTCGGACCTTGAAACCAACACCGAGCAAAAGGCACAGGATATATCCACGGCCCTTTTATCAGCCCTGAGGGAGGAAACCCTGATCAGACTGATTAATACACCAGGCCTATCCCGACCTGTTTCCGTCAACCTGAAACAGGAAGCAATAAACAATCAACTTACTTTTGACCACCCTCCTACAGCGCAACGATGGGCTGCAGAAGATAATGCTTTAAAAAGTGAACTGGAGGCATTTTTATCATCGGATCAATCCATGGAAAAAAATCTTGATGAACTGTCTTCTTCTTTGGCTGCGGATGGCGAAGAAATAGAGCGTTTAAAACTGTTAAACCCGATCCACAATAAGCTGGCTTCATCGACGAAAGCGTTGTATGAAAAAAAAATGATGTCCGAAGTCGACTGGCTGATAAGGCGGGAAAAACAAATTGATACCGCTCAACAGCTAAAGGTAATGATGCAGCGACAGAAAGAGCATCAGGCCCGCTATCAGGCCTTGCTGGCCGAACGGCAACAAAAGCGGGAAACCTTTATAGCCGGACATCTCAAGGAGTACCTGACCGCTGTCCAACAGATCGACCATGGGAATATCGTTATGGCAAAGGCCAGCATGAGAGATGAAAACCAGGTGCTAACTGCTCCCATCGACGGGACAGTACAACAGATTCAGATTCACTCTTCCGGAGATGTGGTACAACCCGGCCAGCCCGTTATGGTGATTGTGCCCGCTAACAGTAGGTTAACCGTTGAAGCCATGGTACTTAATAAAGACATTCGCTGGGTTAAACCAGAACAAAAAGTTCAGGTGAAAATTGAAAGTTTCCCCTACACCCGTTATGGCTATCTTGAAGGCAGTGTTCAAAAGGTATCCGGAGATGCCATTAACGACGAACAAAAAGGCTGGTTTTTCCAGGCTTTTATTAATCTGGATCGAGACTGGTTTCAGGTAGAGCAAAAGAAAATAAGAATACAGCCTGGTATGACATTAACTGCCGATGTTATTGTAAGCCAGCGACGTTTACTGGAATACTTCCTTTCTCCCTTGCTGCGTTATCAGAAAGAAGTCTTTCGGGAAACAATGTAG